The region ATGTCATCCACATCGTCCATCAGCCGTAAGCCCTGTCTTGAAAGTCGACCACGATGGTCAGCGGACGGCGCTTGTGGGCTGGAtagaagaaaaagaaatgcAGGTATATCGGAGATTTGGGCCTGGccgggctgggctgggctgggcaagaaggagagcCGGTGGCCTTGAGGATGAAAGGTCGGTAATGGCCTCCTTTTCAAGTATAAAAGGATGCTTTCATCccatccaaatccaagaatCTTTTCTatcatcatcagcacacAGACAACTCCAATCACCACTTCTTcagctcaacaccactcACCTCACCTGTTTTTACAATCCTCCCATCCCAACCGCAAACATGCAGTTCTCCATTGccgccatcctcgccctGGCCTccgctgccattgccgctcCCACCGCCGCCGGACACCACGAAGGCAAGTGGCACCATTACTGCACCGACAGCCTTTTGAACGTCGATCTCGATATCGATCTCGATCTCGATGTCAATGTCCTCGGACTCCTTCGCCTTGACCTCGATCTTGatgttgatcttgacatCGAGATCCTCAGACGCAAGCACCCCAACTGCAAGGCCATCTACCGCTGCCCTACCACTTGCCAGAAGGTAACAATTTCACAAAATCTCATACACGAATCATGATATACTGACAAATTTCTACAGGGCAAGCGCATCCACGACTCTTGCCACAAGTACTAAGTCGGTGCATAATATGCGATATCTGTTTATAAGCTCTTGATGTCGGAGACCTGCCCCAGAGCATGGTGGCACAAAATTTAATATTCAAAGTCATGGCGCTGGATTGTTTCGGGATTTGAGAAGTGGTGACATTCCGACGTGTGCTGAACTTCATGGTTGGGATTTTGAGCCCGAGGCAGTGGAATTGGGAAGATTACTCGCCTGTAACCATTCTATTAGACCAGACATGGCTGATGTCCGTAATTATTAATAAACACCACGGTTACAAATAACTTTATAAACTGATTGCAGTGATGGAGAATGCTAGGGCTTCAGATTGACAACATGGGTAATGTCTGTCGAAATACCTACACTCTTGTTTGGTCCTTAGCGCATTGGGACTTGGTGTAGATACTCTACATACAAATTGTACCATTGAGCTTGAGCCGCTTCGAATTGGTTCTTCCCACACCGCTAGGGCTTATCTAGCAAACACGAATTTCAATCCAAAGTTGATACGTCGTGAGGTTGTTCTAGCTTTATTCCGTGTTTATACCCAACATCGAACCTTGTCGAACTCGACTCAAGATACCTAGTTTGAACAGAAGCAGATCATATTGCGGTTATGGATAAACTAATTACACAAAAACGTACATTACACTTCAGTAATAGTTACAATCATTGCAGAAGCAATGCCACTGCAATGCGGACCACGTGGAATGTTTGAGACTTCGACGTGTCTCAATGCAAGGTGGTATGTGGCATGTTTTGCCCGTGGCCACCGAAACAAAATCGTCGTTACACAACCTCATGCAACCCACCCCCAAAGACCAAACGTGTCAAGTGTTTCAGACGTATTGCTACGTTGTTCATTGTCCAATACGACGTACCGAGTTCAGTACCGTGTAAGTGGGGGACAAcctggtgctgctggtgaagaAAACTTGGTCTCAACAAACACCTTCTGCATGCTATCCTCCTTATTGTCAAACATGTGGTATACCTTGTCGAGGTCTTCGAGTCGAACTCTATGAGAGACCATTTGCATCGGATCAAGCTCCTTCTTTTGAATGGCTTTGAGAAGATCCTTCCAGTACATGTGGACAGGAGCCTGGCCGTTGCCAATGAATCTGATACCTCGCTGCATCAGAGATCCGATATTGAAGTGATTTGTCTGCACGAATGGTTAGTACTCTGAGGAAGAATGAGTTGAGGGGTGAGGTATCAACGTACATATCCAACGTATACGCCAGTGATGCCACATCGTCCGTATGAATGCACACTCTCAatcatctcattcacaatcTCACTTGTATCCGTTTccgcaccagcagccatctccaaccaGTGCATCCAGCCCTTGGCAAACTCGCCGGCCGCACATTCAAGCGCGACGTCTGGGCCGCGGTTGTCACAGATCTTCTTGAGCTGGCTGACTACCGTTTCGGCGTTTGTCACGCCGCTTGATAACTTTTTGAAATCAATGAGTTCGACTTTTGACATGTGTTCCTTGGGAAAATGGCTTTCAATATATGTTAGACGTGGCTCGGTGTCGACAAATATGATCTTCTTGGCGCCTTGGTCGACGGCAAATACACCGGCCATATGGCCGATAGGACCAGCACCAAAAATGGCGACACTATCTCCCTTTTCAACTCCGGTGTCCTTAACACAATGGTAGGAGGTAGCCAGGACGTCAGAGAGATAGAGACCTACTCATGTTAGCATCATGGCTCATCTTGCCATGTACCTATTGTTGAAACCTACCTTTCTCATCAGGGACATCATCTGGCAACTCAAGAAGATTTACATCCCCAAGCGGGACACGCACATATTCAGCCTGTCCGCCAGCAAAACCACCAGTAAGATGGGAGTACCCAAATATACCGGCCGTCCTACCCCCATACATGGCCTTGGTCATACTATTCGCATTCGTGTTTTCGCATTGCGAAGACTGCTTCTTGTTGCAATAGTAGCAGTCGCCACAGGCAATCTGGAACGAAGCCACATATCGTTTTCCAACCTTGACGTTATGCACCTGTCGGCCTACCAGTTCTGCAACGCCGCAGAATTCGTGGCCCAAGATGTCGCCCTTGGACAATTGCAAGACTGAAccgtggaggaggtggaggtcGGAACCGCAGACTGTGCTGCCTGTGACTTTGAGAATGACGTCGCGGTCCTCTACTATCTTGGGCTTCGGAACTCTGGCTGTGAGGTTGGTTTAGAATAGTTGACTATCTGCATTGGGTGTGTCGGCGCTCACCAATTTcgactttgtctttgcccATCCAGACCAAAGCATTCATCTTGTCGGTTTCACCTGCGTCGGGGAATGTGGACACATCTTGAGTTGTAATTGCGTTGTCGTCGTGACCGATGGCCTTTTCGACGAGGTTTGCGGCCTGTGATACCGCCATTTTGAGATATACAGCAAAGGAATTGATATAGTGATGCTGCGTCGAATGTGTGTTCCTTGATCGGTTATGAACTGTCGCCGCTTCCTATCTGGACATTATATGAGAGCACAATGATGCTTATATACTCTTGCAATATATCGATGACGAAATATTGACATGTATTTGTTCGCAGCGGCACATGTCGTCATGGTTATGCACCACTCTCTGACTAAGCGCCAGACAGTTGAATACAAAGTAAACGGTGTTGAGAAATGAAGCTTAAAGAGTTGCTACAATTAATATAATAAGTGTAAATTGATTCGgcccatggtgatggcatTAAGGCACAGGTGGCAAATTGGAGTTCCGAACAACATGTAAGCCAGAACCAATCCCTTATAACCTCCTTGAAGCCAATTTTGCAATACAATACAGCATTTGCACTAAAAAAACAAATAGCCAAGATGAATGTGTTTATTAACTCCACCCCAATTACCTAAATAGTCtaatcttcttctccgtcttccaAACATGCAGCTTCTCACCCTTTCCCGGCGTCCTTCCATAACGGCTCCGTTCCCGTttatcctcctcccattTGACGCTCACATACTCCCCCGTCAGCATATCGCTGCTCGGTTTGCTAATATCCTGGTTTGCACCACTTGCTTCCAGCGGGTTCGTATCCTGCTTCCCAACAGCTTCCGTCTCGGCCGCAGCTAGTTCTTCTTCAGGCCGCGTCTTGTTCCGACAATACGGAGCGTCTTCTAAAGCCGCcacatcatcgtcattaCCTGACTTTGTGTTTTCGTCGGACCGTGGCGAGAGTGTTTGACGGGGATGCGGAATCCTGTGGGCGAGGTATGCAGGCGTGCTGTGGTATGAGCAGCACAGAGCGAGGGGTCGTGCGGTTATGCGTCGAGCGGCTTGTAGTTGTAATAACATTATTTGAATTGTATTTTGCTTGTAGATGTTTAATTGA is a window of Pochonia chlamydosporia 170 chromosome 5, whole genome shotgun sequence DNA encoding:
- a CDS encoding alcohol dehydrogenase (similar to Neosartorya fischeri NRRL 181 XP_001266142.1); this translates as MAVSQAANLVEKAIGHDDNAITTQDVSTFPDAGETDKMNALVWMGKDKVEIARVPKPKIVEDRDVILKVTGSTVCGSDLHLLHGSVLQLSKGDILGHEFCGVAELVGRQVHNVKVGKRYVASFQIACGDCYYCNKKQSSQCENTNANSMTKAMYGGRTAGIFGYSHLTGGFAGGQAEYVRVPLGDVNLLELPDDVPDEKGLYLSDVLATSYHCVKDTGVEKGDSVAIFGAGPIGHMAGVFAVDQGAKKIIFVDTEPRLTYIESHFPKEHMSKVELIDFKKLSSGVTNAETVVSQLKKICDNRGPDVALECAAGEFAKGWMHWLEMAAGAETDTSEIVNEMIESVHSYGRCGITGVYVGYTNHFNIGSLMQRGIRFIGNGQAPVHMYWKDLLKAIQKKELDPMQMVSHRVRLEDLDKVYHMFDNKEDSMQKVFVETKFSSPAAPGCPPLTRY